A portion of the Salarias fasciatus chromosome 15, fSalaFa1.1, whole genome shotgun sequence genome contains these proteins:
- the LOC115401458 gene encoding uncharacterized protein K02A2.6-like has product MLAKHCEFADVNLEIKGQLIQSCTSTRLRRRALREPNMTLEEILNYGRSMEVSEQQATGMEQGAAAAVNAVQHNEQPTKRYNTAHANTNKSSSQCRNCGGKYPHDGDCPARGKDCKACGKLNHFARQCRSKPKQQMSRDVKPKSYTKQYKSQKKVYNVTNSTHSESKDSDSSDDNYVFVTTSTAKRSTPTTQVKIGDTGISVVLDSGATVNVMSESALNMLSPQPQLAPADTKIFPYGCTTPLSLVGMFRCEVKANDKQTLCRFYVKSGKGCSLLGYDTATQLGLINVVNTMSTPQPSTVADKLVKDNPELFRGIGKLKDFQVKLHIDTTVQPTCQPHRRVPFHIRQRVEKELEKLEEGDIIETVTGPTPWVSPIVTPPKPKNPNEVRICVDMRQANTAIQRERHITPTMDDVIHELNGATVFSKLDLRAGYHQLELHPDSRYITTFSTHKGLRRYKRLNFGISSAAEVFQNAICQALQGISGVKNLSDDIIVHGKTQADHDNSLAAVFQRLKEKGLTLNRDKCEFNKSRLEFFGFIFQAGGISADPKKTTRRWR; this is encoded by the exons ATGCTGGCCAAACACTGTGAATTCGCGGATGTGAATTTGGAAATAAAAGGACAACTAATTCAGAGCTGTACATCAACAAGGCTTCGCAGACGAGCGCTCAGAGAGCCCAACATGACTCTGGAAGAAATCCTCAACTACGGCAGATCAATGGAAGTGTCAGAACAGCAGGCAACAGGCATGGAacaaggagcagctgcagcagtgaatgCGGTGCAACACAACGAACAACCAACCAAGAGGTACAATACTGcccatgcaaacacaaacaaatcgAGCAGTCAGTGTCGAAACTGTGGTGGGAAGTATCCCCACGACGGTGATTGTCCTGCTCGAGGAAAAGATTGTAAAGCTTGCGGCAAACTAAATCACTTTGCCAGACAGTGCAGGTCAAAgccaaaacaacaaatgagCAGAGATGTGAAACCAAAGAGCTACACTAAACAGTACAAATCACAAAAGAAAGTCTACAATGTCACTAACTCAACGCACAGTGAAAGTAAAGActcagacagcagtgatgatAACTATGTGTTTGTGACCACCAGCACAGCTAAAAGAAGCACACCAACAACCCAAGTTAAGATTGGTGATACTGGCATCTCAGTAGTCCTAGATTCAGGTGCCACAGTAAACGTCATGAGTGAATCTGCTCTTAACATGCTGTCACCACAGCCACAGTTGGCACCAGCGGACACCAAAATCTTTCCCTATGGCTGTACCACTCCACTGTCACTGGTTGGCATGTTCAGATGTGAGGTGAAAGCAAATGATAAACAGACATTGTGCAGATTTTATGTAAAAAGTGGCAAAGGCTGTTCCCTACTCGGTTATGACACAGCGACACAGCTAGGTCTCATTAACGTAGTCAACACTATGTCCACACCTCAACCAAGCACAGTGGCGGATAAACTGGTCAAAGACAACCCAGAACTCTTCCGAGGCATAGGAAAACTCAAGGATTTTCAAGTCAAACTTCACATCGACACTACTGTTCAGCCCACATGTCAGCCACACAGGCGAGTGCCATTCCACATCCGTCAAAGAGTGGAAAAAGAGCTAGAAAAGCTGGAAGAAGGTGACATTATTGAAACTGTGACAGGCCCAACGCCATGGGTTTCACCAATAGTGACTCCACCCAAACCCAAAAACCCAAATGAAGTCAGAATCTGCGTTGATATGCGACAAGCTAACACTGCAATACAACGTGAACGTCACATCACACCGACGATGGATGACGTCATCCACGAACTCAATGGAGCCACTGTCTTCTCCAAACTTGATTTAAGAGCTGGATATCACCAGTTGGAGCTTCATCCAGACAGCAGATACATAACAACTTTCAGCACTCACAAAGGCCTGCGCAGATACAAACGGCTCAACTTTGGTATTTCATCAGCAGCGGAAGTATTCCAAAATGCCATCTGCCAAGCACTACAAGGGATCAGTGGGGTAAAGAACCTCAGCGACGACATCATCGTGCATGGGAAAACACAAGCTGACCATGACAACAGCCTCGCAGCAGTTTTTCAGAGACTCAAAGAAAAGGGCCTTACTCTCAACAGAGACAAATGTGAGTTCAACAAGTCCAGACTGGAATTTTTTGGATTCATCTTCCAAGCAGGAGGAATCTCAGCTGACCCCAAAAAG ACCACAAGGCGCTGGAGGTGA